The following DNA comes from Lentibacillus sp. Marseille-P4043.
CCTGAACCAAAACCGATTCTTGACTTCTGATTGTTATAGGGTAATGCAGTTCTTTACTACCCTTGGAATACGGTATAATTGCCATGTTAATTAGTTATCAAGGGTGGGCATTAAATGATTTACACAATTGTATTGTTTATATTTGCTGGATTTGCAGAGATTGGTGGAGGTTATCTTATCTGGCTATGGTTAAGAGAAGGTAAGCCATTTTATTGGGGTGCTTTCGGAGGACTAGCCTTAGCGTTATATGGTATTATTGCCACATTTCAAACATTCCCATCATTCGGCAGAGTATATGCTGCCTATGGAGGAGTATTTATTGTTCTTTCTGTATTGTGGGGATGGGGGATTGATAAAAGAACACCTGATTTATACGATTGGATAGGTGCTGGTATATGTTTAGTGGGTGTTTCAGTAATGTTATTTGCACCT
Coding sequences within:
- a CDS encoding YnfA family protein translates to MIYTIVLFIFAGFAEIGGGYLIWLWLREGKPFYWGAFGGLALALYGIIATFQTFPSFGRVYAAYGGVFIVLSVLWGWGIDKRTPDLYDWIGAGICLVGVSVMLFAPRQ